A stretch of the Glycine soja cultivar W05 chromosome 13, ASM419377v2, whole genome shotgun sequence genome encodes the following:
- the LOC114382767 gene encoding condensin complex subunit 3-like, translating into MEENDAEEAKRLMLKIAAILDEARTSYATHNRKLKEFSLLRSKSSSHSHFFSAFSKTLTPLFDFQRRLASADRVVFFVSAFAVATTAAASDEFLDHFLKFLLAAATASNKTARFRACQIVSEIILRLPDDAEVSNEIWDEVIEWMKVRVRDKIPVVRTFAVRALSRFVNDSVNSDILDLFLEVLPLEQNADVRKMIVLSLPPSSATSQVIIDCTLDVSESVRKAAYCVLANKFPLQSLSIKLRTVILRRGLADRSVAVSKECFKLLKDEWLMKCCNGDTIELLKYLDVETYESVSESVMEALLKAGLVKLQNGASIQQYISSNGDRTEGDAVHCPPSIHPMEAEAALYWRTVCKHLQSEAHAKGSDAAATMGTEAEVYAAEASDKNDLLEKILPATVGEYIELVRAHTNAGSNHRFACRQLLLLGCMFDFSDVTNRKTAGAFLHELMCKPPEHEDDDEGNIVVLGDGLSFGGDNDWAEAVASLARKVHAAPGEFEEVILAIIEELAQPCRERTADYVQWMHSLSLTGLLLKNAKSLRFLQGKAIEPDELLQSLLLPGAKQSHLDVQRIAIRCLGLFGLLERKPSAELLKQLRISYIKGPHSISIEACKALIDLVMWYGPQEVDKMLNLSIPCQLNSEKTTFSPLNFSDSEEELDVGTLDILYGGFENDDWASPLPSNEDECVHAILGEGFAKILLLSDNYPSIPASLHPVILSKLIYLYFTDVSEHLHRLKQCLSVFFELYPCLSANHKRCITKSFIPAMRSMWPGIFGNSAGSTFMVSQMRKRAVQASRFMLQMVQIPLYVKETQPDCENTSTEHPQVIDSCVEVPFECGEEGLALRLAVEVASFQSKKTAAEKAYVSALCRILVLLQFRISEQGPIKFMRRLLCRVLECASSEKDIVKELKRMSERLMTVDNQPDQELMQDEVNLILGKLELDCDLDLNGSVSMPQTPAAPPTRPTRSRRRVRIEEESSDEDSPSAVPTTHHSVISRSQRASKTAAMNKMSSATRSLKIDEMEELEEEESDVTSEASDAFD; encoded by the exons ATGGAGGAGAACGATGCAGAAGAAGCGAAGCGATTGATGCTGAAAATCGCCGCAATTCTCGACGAGGCTCGAACCTCATACGCCACTCACAACCGAAAGCTCAAGGAATTCTCGCTTCTCCGATCCAAATCCTCTTCTCATTCGCACTTCTTCTCCGCCTTCTCTAAAACCCTAACTCCTCTCTTCGACTTTCAGAGGCGCCTTGCTTCCGCCGACCGCGTTGTTTTCTTCGTCTCCGCCTTCGCCGTCGCCACCACCGCTGCTGCTTCCGATGAGTTCCTCGACCACTTCCTCAAGTTCCTCCTCGCTGCCGCCACGGCATCAAACAAAACCGCCAGGTTCCGAGCCTGCCAGATCGTCTCTGAG ATAATATTGCGGCTACCGGATGATGCTGAAGTTAGCAATGAGATATGGGATGAGGTGATAGAGTGGATGAAGGTGAGGGTGCGAGACAAGATCCCTGTGGTGCGTACTTTTGCGGTTAGAGCGCTTTCGCGCTTCGTGAATGACTCTGTGAATAGTGACATCCTTGATTTGTTCCTCGAGGTGCTTCCTTTGGAGCAGAATGCG GATGTTCGCAAGATGATTGTTTTATCTTTGCCTCCTTCTAGTGCAACCTCTCAAGTTATCATTGATTGTACCTTGGATGTGAGTGAATCTGTACGCAAAGCAGCATACTGTGTTCTAGCTAATAAATTTCCTCTTCAAAGCTTAAG CATTAAACTCAGGACAGTAATTCTTCGGAGAGGACTTGCTGACCGGTCTGTTGCTGTCTCAAAAGAATGTTTTAAACTATTGAAAGATGAATGGCTCATGAAGTGTTGTAATGGTGATACTATAGAACTTTTGAAGTATCTTGATGTTGAAACCTATGAATCAGTTAGTGAATCTGTAATGGAGGCGCTTCTTAAAGCTGGTTTGGTAAAACTACAGAATGGTGCAAGTATCCAGCAGTACATATCATCAAATGGTGACAGAACAGAAG GGGATGCGGTTCATTGCCCACCAAGCATTCATCCGATGGAAGCAGAGGCTGCTCTTTATTGGAGAACTGTTTGCAAGCATTTACAGTCAGAAGCACAT GCCAAAGGCTCTGATGCTGCAGCAACAATGGGTACTGAAGCAGAAGTATATGCAGCAGAAGCATCAGATAAAAATGACCTTCTAGAAAAAATTCTTCCTGCAACAGTTGGTGAATATATAGAATTGGTCAGAGCTCATACTAATGCTG GATCAAACCATCGCTTTGCATGCCGGCAGCTGCTTTTGCTTGGTTGCATGTTTGATTTTTCTGATGTTACAAATAGAAAGACTGCTGGTGCATTTCTGCATGAGCTTATGTGCAAGCCTCCTGAGCATGAGGATGATGATGAAGGGAATATAGTTGTTCTTGGAgatggattaagttttggtgGGGACAATGATTGGGCTGAAGCTGTAGCCAGtttagcaaggaaagtccatgCTGCTCCTGGTGAATTTGAAGAAGTTATTCTGGCAATAATAGAAGAGCTCGCCCAACCTTGCAGGGAGAGAACAGCAGATTATGTGCAGTGGATGCACAGCCTCTCTCTTACTGGCCTTTTGCTTAAAAATGCAAAATCACTTCGCTTTCTTCAGGGCAAGGCTATTGAACCTGATGAGCTACTCCAATCTTTACTACTACCGGGG GCAAAACAATCTCATTTGGATGTGCAAAGGATTGCAATCAGATGCCTTGGCCTTTTTGGCCTTTTGGAAAGGAAACCAAGTGCAGAACTTTTGAAACAGTTGAGGATTTCATATATTAAGGGGCCGCATTCAATCAGTATAGAGGCTTGTAAGGCATTAATTGATCTCGTGATGTGGTATGGTCCTCAAGAAGTTGACAAGATGTTAAACCTCAGTATTCCATGCCAATTAAACAGTGAGAAGACGACTTTTTCTCCTCTGAACTTTTCTGATTCAGAAGAGGAATTAGATGTTGGGACGCTTGATATCTTATATGGCGGCTTTGAAAATGATGACTGGGCGAGTCCTTTACCTAGCAACGAAGATGAGTGCGTTCATGCTATTCTTGGAGAGGGGTTTGCCAAAATTCTTCTCTTAAGTGACAACTATCCAAGCATACCAGCTTCTTTGCATCCTGTTATTTTATCAAAGCTCATTTACTTGTATTTCACTGACGTGTCGGAACACTTGCACAG attgaagcaatgcttatctGTTTTCTTCGAGCTTTACCCATGTCTCTCAGCCAATCATAAG AGGTGCATAACGAAAAGTTTCATTCCAGCAATGCGTTCAATGTGGCCAGGAATTTTTGGCAATTCTGCGGGTTCTACTTTTATGGTGTCGCAGATGCGTAAGCGTGCTGTTCAAGCTTCCCGTTTTATGCTGCAGATGGTGCAGATTCCCTTATACGTTAAAGAGACTCAACCAGATTGTGAAAATACTAGCACGGAACATCCACAAGTCATAGATAGTTGTGTGGAAGTTCCATTTGAATGTGGTGAGGAGGGGCTCGCACTACGCTTAGCCGTAGAG GTGGCAAGCTTTCAATCGAAGAAGACAGCAGCTGAGAAGGCATATGTGTCGGCTTTATGTAGAATACTTGTTTTGCTTCAGTTTCGGATATCAGAACAAGGACCAATAAAATTTATGAGGAGGCTTTTATGTCGCGTGCTAGAATGTGCATCTTCAGAGAAAGATATTGTTAAGGAATTGAAACGCATGTCTGAACGTCTCATGACAGTAGATAATCAACCAGATCAGGAATTGATGCAAGATGAAGTTAATCTTATTTTGG GGAAATTGGAACTTGATTGCGACCTGGATTTGAATGGTTCTGTTTCAATGCCACAAACACCAGCTGCACCCCCAACTAGGCCAACACGTTCCAGGAGAAGGGTAAGGATTGAGGAAGAAAGTTCTGATGAAGATTCACCTTCTGCAGTTCCTACCACCCATCATTCTGTAATAAGTCGCTCACAGAGAGCAAGCAAAACGGCAGCAATGAACAAGATGTCTTCTGCCACTAGATCGCTCAAAATTGATGAAATGGAAGAACTCGAGGAAGAAGAGTCTGATGTAACATCAGAAGCTTCTGATGCATTCGATTAG